One genomic segment of Virgibacillus doumboii includes these proteins:
- a CDS encoding NlpC/P60 family protein produces the protein MKKTIGTIATAGVVILGSAFFSNSVHADTIQEIQSQRSTVQSNLSETEQKIADVMVELEKLNEKIENVNNALAANEEKMKETKNKIEDSKQEVEKTKEEINVLEDKIEKRKEILKDRIVSLQKSGGDISFLEVLFGSKSFGDMISRMSAVTKIAESDEKLMENQKEDKAQLEEKQEAVKKRLSELKDMKVELEGMQETIQAQKQQNEKDKQILKEKEQKLKGMKNNLEDKDRSLASIERQLRNPDSNSSSNSSNGSSSSSSDGGKLTQLSKSSGGSFSSAIQAGYSQIGTPYVIAGKGLGGFDCSGFVSWAFAQAGVSIPSSTSALDSIGKRIPYSSAQPGDLVFFNTYKTNGHVGIYLGNGKFLGSQSSTGVAVASMSNTYWNSHFSGHVRRIR, from the coding sequence TTGAAAAAAACGATAGGTACAATAGCCACAGCTGGTGTGGTTATTCTAGGAAGTGCTTTTTTCAGTAATTCTGTCCATGCTGACACAATACAGGAAATTCAGTCACAACGTTCAACGGTTCAATCAAATCTATCAGAAACAGAGCAAAAAATAGCTGATGTAATGGTAGAGTTGGAAAAGTTAAACGAAAAAATAGAAAACGTTAATAATGCTTTGGCAGCAAACGAAGAGAAAATGAAAGAAACGAAGAATAAAATAGAAGATTCCAAACAGGAAGTTGAAAAGACAAAAGAAGAAATCAACGTATTGGAAGATAAAATAGAAAAGCGGAAGGAAATATTAAAAGACCGGATCGTATCCCTGCAAAAAAGCGGCGGGGACATCAGCTTTCTTGAGGTTCTTTTTGGTTCCAAGAGCTTTGGTGACATGATTAGCCGGATGTCAGCTGTAACGAAAATTGCTGAGTCTGATGAAAAGCTGATGGAAAACCAAAAAGAGGATAAAGCTCAATTGGAAGAGAAGCAGGAAGCAGTGAAGAAAAGATTATCCGAACTGAAAGATATGAAAGTGGAACTGGAAGGTATGCAGGAAACTATCCAGGCACAAAAACAACAAAATGAAAAAGATAAGCAAATATTAAAAGAAAAAGAACAGAAGTTAAAAGGAATGAAGAATAATCTGGAGGATAAAGACAGAAGTTTGGCATCCATTGAACGTCAGCTCCGCAATCCTGATAGCAATTCTTCCAGCAACAGTTCAAATGGGTCATCTTCATCATCATCTGATGGTGGTAAGCTGACACAGCTAAGCAAGTCTTCAGGCGGCAGCTTCAGTTCAGCAATTCAGGCAGGATATTCCCAGATTGGAACACCTTATGTAATTGCCGGAAAAGGACTAGGCGGATTTGACTGCTCCGGGTTTGTATCATGGGCATTTGCACAAGCGGGGGTATCCATTCCATCAAGCACATCAGCATTGGATTCTATTGGGAAAAGAATTCCATACAGCAGTGCTCAGCCTGGTGACCTGGTATTCTTCAATACGTATAAAACGAACGGACATGTTGGAATCTACCTTGGAAATGGCAAGTTTCTTGGATCTCAGAGCAGTACCGGGGTTGCAGTTGCGAGTATGAGCAATACTTACTGGAATAGTCACTTCTCCGGCCATGTACGTCGTATTCGATAA
- a CDS encoding nitroreductase family protein — MYEVKEFRKVSYDIDPIYIKRWSPRSFLNKEVSDDVLHSLFEAARWAPSAANMQPWRFVVARTEKDREKFLSFINEGNVAWCKKAPVLTAVVSKMDAKTTGGTNPTHAFDTGAAWGYLALEAARKGLAVHAMGGFDKTKAKEVLGIPENYAVHAIVAIGFQGEKEALLEKLQEREKPSDRNEVDTFISEGTFEEKL, encoded by the coding sequence ATGTATGAAGTAAAAGAGTTTCGAAAGGTGTCATATGATATTGACCCAATTTACATAAAACGGTGGTCGCCACGATCATTCTTAAATAAGGAAGTTTCAGACGATGTACTGCACAGTTTATTTGAAGCAGCACGTTGGGCACCATCAGCTGCGAATATGCAGCCATGGCGGTTTGTAGTTGCACGTACAGAGAAGGACCGGGAAAAATTTCTGTCATTTATTAACGAAGGTAATGTTGCATGGTGTAAAAAGGCGCCAGTTTTGACAGCCGTCGTTTCGAAAATGGATGCAAAAACTACGGGTGGAACTAATCCTACACATGCATTTGATACAGGTGCAGCATGGGGTTATCTGGCTCTTGAGGCAGCACGCAAAGGATTAGCTGTACATGCGATGGGTGGATTTGATAAAACGAAAGCAAAAGAAGTTTTGGGAATTCCTGAAAATTATGCTGTACACGCCATCGTTGCCATTGGCTTTCAAGGTGAAAAAGAGGCATTGCTCGAGAAGTTACAGGAGCGTGAAAAACCATCTGACAGAAATGAAGTCGACACATTTATTTCAGAAGGAACATTTGAAGAAAAACTATAA
- a CDS encoding MFS transporter has protein sequence MGARKRVIGIALLTALAVLGDSMLFIVLPVYWREMGLTAIWQIGVLLSVNRFIRLPVNPLIGIFYKYFSLRTGLLIALFLAVVSTFSYGVLTNFWLLFLMRILWGIAWSFLRLGGYLTVIEVSDSNNRGNLVGLYNGLWGLGGLVGMFGGGLLIDQTSIFFVTALFATMGITAFPLLFLFVPKVHSETSDRKNAINTNALSSYVWMVLLTGLTMGFIVFGLFAATLSQLIDRSFTENWTFLNVTVGAATIAGVIQAVRWSWDPFVASYFGKVLDSAKSKIRLLYVPLVGGGMLLFFMGFTQTLTILVLLLLIFQLMSTMFVTTTDTLATNAAGEANSIKIITLHTIVVDVGAALGPLMAYIVIQHFNLTVAYIFSSVIMLILLIAWFSYNKIAKR, from the coding sequence ATGGGTGCGAGGAAAAGAGTAATTGGGATAGCGTTGCTTACTGCTCTGGCTGTGTTGGGAGATTCGATGTTATTTATAGTTCTACCTGTATATTGGAGAGAAATGGGGTTAACCGCAATATGGCAGATTGGTGTGCTGCTTTCGGTCAACCGCTTTATTCGACTGCCTGTGAATCCATTGATTGGAATTTTTTATAAGTATTTCAGCCTGCGTACAGGTTTATTGATTGCTTTATTTTTAGCGGTTGTTTCCACTTTTTCATATGGAGTTCTAACAAATTTTTGGCTGTTATTTCTAATGCGGATCCTTTGGGGTATAGCATGGTCGTTTCTTAGACTTGGCGGCTATTTAACAGTTATCGAAGTTTCTGATAGTAATAATCGTGGAAATTTAGTCGGATTGTATAATGGTTTGTGGGGACTGGGTGGATTAGTTGGAATGTTTGGCGGCGGTTTGCTTATTGATCAAACATCGATATTTTTTGTTACTGCATTGTTTGCAACAATGGGGATTACAGCTTTTCCGCTTTTATTCCTGTTCGTCCCAAAAGTCCATTCGGAAACCAGCGACAGGAAGAATGCGATAAATACAAATGCACTTTCCAGTTATGTATGGATGGTACTGCTGACGGGGTTGACGATGGGGTTCATCGTATTCGGGCTTTTTGCTGCAACATTAAGCCAGTTAATTGACCGGAGTTTTACGGAAAATTGGACATTTTTAAATGTAACAGTTGGCGCCGCGACAATTGCGGGTGTTATTCAGGCAGTTCGATGGAGCTGGGATCCCTTTGTCGCATCGTATTTTGGGAAGGTTTTGGATAGTGCAAAATCAAAAATAAGACTTTTATACGTTCCATTAGTGGGGGGTGGAATGTTACTATTTTTTATGGGCTTCACGCAAACACTCACGATATTGGTTTTATTACTTCTTATTTTCCAGTTGATGTCGACCATGTTCGTAACGACGACCGATACATTAGCGACCAATGCTGCCGGAGAGGCTAACTCAATAAAAATAATCACGTTACATACAATTGTAGTTGATGTTGGTGCTGCACTTGGGCCTTTAATGGCGTATATTGTTATTCAGCATTTTAACCTCACTGTTGCCTACATCTTCTCAAGTGTTATTATGTTAATTTTATTGATTGCCTGGTTTAGTTATAACAAAATTGCAAAGAGGTAA